Proteins from a single region of Juglans microcarpa x Juglans regia isolate MS1-56 chromosome 5S, Jm3101_v1.0, whole genome shotgun sequence:
- the LOC121268415 gene encoding uncharacterized protein LOC121268415 gives MGESEKRSDLEEALKPFYQRASEAEERLSRLEAALATKKDSENEDHLKLISELQSRLEEAGAELVAEREKAHKLAVENAKLEYRIIHLARAAKEADLKLEQMEKS, from the exons ATGGGGGAATCTGAGAAACGGAGCGACCTGGAAGAGGCCCTGAAGCCATTCTACCAACGTGCTTCTGAAGCCGAG GAACGCTTATCCAGACTTGAAGCTGCCCTTGCAACCAAGAAGG ATTCTGAAAATGAAGACCATTTGAAGTTGATAAGCGAACTTCAGTCACGGCTAGAAGAGGCAGGTGCAGAGTTGGTTGCAGAACGAGAAAAG GCACATAAGCTTGCCGTGGAAAATGCAAAACTTGAGTATCGTATAATCCATCTTGCCAGGGCAGCAAAGGAGGCGGATCTCAAGTTGGAGCAAATGGAGAA gTCTTGA
- the LOC121268414 gene encoding glycerol-3-phosphate dehydrogenase [NAD(+)] GPDHC1, cytosolic, with amino-acid sequence MVGSIEEMGRNYSNGSIQNCNGLEEKLDEFRCLLRKADGDPLRIVGVGAGAWGSVFAALLQDNYGQYREKVQIRIWRRPGRAVDRTTAEHLFEVINSREDVLRRLIRRCAYLKYVEARLGDRTLYADEILKDGFCLNMINTPLCPLKVVTNLQEAVWDADIVVNGLPSTETREVFEEISHYWKERITIPIIISLAKGIEAALDPVPHIITPTQMINRATGVPMEKILYLGGPNIASEIYNKEYANARICGAEKWRKPLAKFLRQPHFIVWDNSDLVTHEVMGGLKNVYAIGAGMVAALTNESATSKSVYFAHCTSEMIFITHLLAEEPEKLAGPLLADTYVTLLKGRNAWYGQMLAKGELSLDMGDSISGKGMIQGVSAVEAFYELLSQSSLNVLHPEENKPVAPVELCPILKTLYKILILREQSSQAILKALRDENLNDPRERIEIAQTHAFYKPSLLGQP; translated from the exons ATGGTGGGAAGCATTGAGGAAATGGGTCGTAATTACTCAAATGGATCTATTCAGAACTGTAATGGTTTGGAAGAGAAGCTTGACGAGTTCCGTTGCCTTCTTCGCAAGGCTGATGGTGATCCGCTGAGGATTGTTGGTGTTGGGGCAGGTGCTTGGGGAAGCGTTTTTGCAGCTTTGCTGCAAGATAATTACGGACAATATAGAGAGAAGGTCCAAATCAGAATATGGAGAAGGCCCGGAAGAGCTGTCGATAGAACCACAGCTGAACATCTTTTTGAAGTTATCAATTCGAGGGAGGATGTGTTGAGGAGGTTAATTCGGCGCTGTGCGTACTTGAAGTATGTTGAGGCCAGACTAGGTGACCGGACTCTATATGCAGATGAGATTCTGAAAGATGGCTTTTGCTTGAACATGATTAATACACCCCTTTGTCCTTTGAAGGTTGTGACTAATTTGCAGGAGGCTGTTTGGGATGCCGATATTGTGGTCAATGGCTTGCCTTCCACAGAAACTCGTGAGGTGTTTGAAGAGATCAGTCATTATTGGAAGGAGAGAATCACAATTCCTATCATCATCTCGTTGGCAAAGGGCATTGAGGCTGCATTGGATCCTGTTCCCCATATAATAACTCCCACACAAATGATTAACCGAGCAA CTGGAGTACCTATGGAGAAAATACTTTATCTTGGCGGACCAAATATTGCATCAGAAATTTACAACAAGGAATATGCTAATGCTCGAATTTGTGGAGCTGAGAAGTGGAGGAAACCTCTTGCAAAATTTTTGAGACAACCTCATTTTATTGTCTGGGATAACAGTGACCTTGTCACACATGAAGTCATGGGTGGCCTGAAGAATGTCTATGCTATTGGAGCTG GGATGGTAGCAGCGCTTACCAATGAGAGTGCTACCAGCAAATCTGTGTATTTTGCACATTGTACATCGGAGATGATATTCATTACCCATTTGTTGGCTGAAGAACCAGAGAAGCTTGCAGGGCCTTTGCTGGCTGATACATATGTAACCTTGTTAAAAGGTCGCAATGCATGGTATGGCCAAATGTTAGCCAAGGGTGAGCTAAGCCTGGATATGGGTGATAGCATCAGTGGCAAAGGAATGATTCAG GGTGTCTCTGCAGTGGAAGCCTTTTATGAACTTTTGAGTCAGTCTAGCCTAAATGTGCTGCATCCTGAAGAAAACAAGCCTGTAGCTCCTGTAGAGCTTTGCCCCATCTTAAAGACACTCTACAAAATACTGATCTTAAG GGAACAGTCATCACAAGCTATTCTAAAAGCACTGAGGGACGAAAACTTGAACGATCCCCGGGAACGCATTGAGATTGCGCAGACCCATGCTTTCTACAAGCCTTCACTTCTTGGACAACCTTGA
- the LOC121268412 gene encoding LOW QUALITY PROTEIN: chromatin-remodeling ATPase INO80 (The sequence of the model RefSeq protein was modified relative to this genomic sequence to represent the inferred CDS: inserted 1 base in 1 codon): MDHRRQSRDSLSYSNLFNLESLTNFQLPQEDDDFDYYGNSSQDESRGSQGGTIMKRGNGTLREREQGLLKKRKHLENSEDEDNDSYYGTKITEDRYRSMLGEHIQKYKRRLKDSSASPAPTRVGTPVPRSNLGLKTRKLENEQRGVFNEVETMSDWLNDINRQKQGNNREPNFAPLSGTERTTYEPAFLDIGDGITYKIPPTYDKSAPSLNLPSFSDIQVDEFYLKGTLDLGSLAAMMANNKRLGPRNRVGMGELQPQYESLHARLKALSASKSSQKFSLKVTDIGLHSSIPEGAAGNIKRSILSEGGVLQVYYVKVLEKGDTYEIIERSLPKKPKVKKGPSVIEEEEKEKIGKVWVNIVRRDMPKHHRIFSAFHRKRLIDAKRFSENCQREVKMKVSRSLKLMRGAAIRTRKLARDMLLYWKRVDKEMAEVRKREEREAAEALRREQELREAKRQQQRLNFLIQQTELYSHFMQNKSNSQPSEALPLGDETLNDQEVLPSTSDAEPDEEEEDPEEVELKKEALRAAQDAVSKQKKLTSAFDSECLMLRHAAESEAHPPEVTGASNIDLHNPSTMPVTSTVQTPRMFKGSLKEYQLKGLQWLVNCYEQGLNGILADEMGLGKTIQAMAFLGHLAEEKNIWGPFLVVAPASVLNNWNDEVNRFCPDLKTLPYWGGLQDRTILRKKIKPKDLYRREAGFHILITSYQLLVSDEKYFRRVKWQYMVLDEAQAIKSSNSIRWKTLLSFNCRNRLLLTGTPIQNNMAELWALLHFIMPTLFDSHEQFNEWFSKGIESHAEHGGTLNEHQLNRLHSILKPFMLRRVKTDVVSELTSKTEVTVHCKLSSRQQAFYQAIKNKISLAELFDSNRGHLNEKKILNLMNIVIQLRKVCNHPELFERNEGSTYLHFGEIPNSLLPPPFGELEDIHYAGSHNPITYRIPKLIHQEIARSSETLCLAVGQGVFREYYQKHFNMVSPQNVYRSIFLQEDNSNGLSVRSGTFGFTRLMDLSPSEATFLTSGSFMEKLLFSVMRWDRQFLDGIIDSLMEAMDDDPECYLERXKVRAVTRMLLLPSRSETNLLRSKYATGPGDAPFEALVIPHQDRFLSNSRLLHSAYTFIPRTRAPPIGAHCSDRNFAYKMTEELHDPWVKRLFTGFARTSEFNGPRKPDRPSHHLIQEIDSKLPVSQPALQLTYKIFGSSPPVRSFDPAKLLTDSGKLQTLDILLKRLRAENHRVLLFAQMTKMLNILEDYMNYRKYRYLRLDGSSTITDRRDMVRDFQHRSDIFVFLLSTRAGGLGINLTAADTVIFYESDWNPTLDLQAMDRAHRLGQTKDVTVYRLICKETVEEKILQRASQKNTVQQLVMMGGHVQGDLLAPEDVVSLLLDDAQLEQKLREIPVQVKDRQKKKHSAKGIRVDAEGDASLEDLTNAGPQDTGYEPSPDPERTKSSNKKRKAASDKQALTKQRNPQKSNSPMDYELDDSLQNPDLQAQRPKRSKRPTKSVNENLEPAFTGALMTVAGQTHIPSMSE; encoded by the exons ATGGACCACAGGAGGCAATCCAGGGACTCTCTCTCGTACTCCAATCTCTTCAATCTTGAG TCCTTGACGAACTTTCAACTTCCacaagaagatgatgattttgATTATTATGGGAATAGTAGTCAGGATGAGAGCAGAGGTAGCCAAG GTGGAACGATTATGAAACGCGGAAATGGGACTTTGCGTGAAAGGGAACAGGGTTTGTTAAAGAAAAGGAAGCATTTGGAAAATAGTGAAGACGAGGACAATGACAGTTATTATGGGACAAAAATTACAGAGGATAGGTATCGATCAATGCTCGGAGAACATATTCAAAAGTATAAGAGAAGGTTGAAGGATTCTTCAGCAAGTCCAGCACCAACCAGGGTGGGAACCCCGGTTCCAAGGAGTAATCTGGGTTTAAAAACGAGGAAACTGGAGAATGAGCAGCGAGGAGTATTCAATGAAGTGGAAACCATGTCGGACTGGCTCAATGATATTAATCGTCAAAAACAAGGGAACAATCGTGAACCAAATTTTGCACCACTCAGTGGCACCGAAAG AACAACATATGAACCGGCCTTTTTAGACATTGGGGATGGTATCACCTATAAGATTCCTCCAACTTATGATAAGTCTGCACCATCTCTGAACTTGCCAAGCTTCTCAGATATCCAGGTGGATGAGTTTTACTTAAAGGGTACATTGGACTTGGGGTCCTTAGCTGCAATGATGGCCAATAATAAAAGGCTTGGGCCTAGAAACCGGGTGGGAATGGGGGAGCTGCAGCCCCAGTATGAATCACTTCACGCAAGATTGAAGGCTCTGTCAGCTTCTAAATCATCCCAGAAGTTCAGTCTCAAAGTGACTGATATCGGGTTGCATTCCTCCATCCCAGAGGGGGCAGCTGGAAACATAAAGCGATCCATTTTGTCTGAGGGTGGTGTTTTGCAGGTTTACTATGTGAAGGTTTTGGAGAAAGGAGACACATATGAG ATAATTGAACGGTCTCTACCTAAGAAGCCAAAGGTAAAGAAAGGCCCCTCTGTGATTGAGGaggaagaaaaggagaagaTTGGAAAAGTTTGGGTAAACATTGTAAGAAGAGACATGCCAAAGCATCATAGGATTTTTTCAGCTTTTCACCGAAAGCGACTAATTGATGCCAAGAGGTTCTCGGAAAACTGTCAAAGAGAG GTGAAAATGAAGGTGAGTAGATCACTTAAATTGATGAGAGGTGCTGCAATTCGCACAAGGAAATTAGCTAGAGATATGCTGCTGTATTGGAAGCGAGTAGATAAAGAGATG GCAGAAGTTAggaaaagagaggagagagaagctgCTGAAGCTTTGAGGCGTGAGCAGGAGCTTCGAGAAGCAAAGAGACAACAGCAAAGGCTCAATTTTCTTATACAGCAAACTGAACTTTACAGTCATTTTATGCAAAATAAGTCAAATTCACAGCCCTCTGAAGCTTTGCCTTTGGGTGATGAAACACTAAATGACCAAGAAGTGCTTCCGAGCACTTCGGATGCTGAGCctgatgaggaggaagaagatccTGAGGAGGTTGAGTTGAAGAAGGAGGCCCTGAGAGCTGCTCAAGATGCAGTTTCGAAGCAGAAAAAGTTAACAAGTGCATTCGATAGTGAATGTTTGATGCTGCGACATGCTGCTGAATCTGAGGCCCATCCACCTGAGGTCACAGGAGCTAGTAACATAGATCTACATAACCC TTCCACCATGCCTGTAACATCAACAGTTCAGACACCCCGGATGTTTAAAGGCTCCCTTAAAGAATATCAGCTAAAAGGTCTTCAGTGGCTGGTTAATTGTTACGAGCAG GGTTTAAATGGCATACTTGCTGATGAGATGGGACTTGGAAAGACCATTCAGGCCATGGCATTTTTGGGTCATTTGGCTGAG GAGAAAAATATATGGGGGCCTTTTTTGGTTGTTGCACCTGCTTCTGTCTTGAACAACTGGAATGACGAGGTTAATCGTTTCTGCCCTGACTTGAAAACTCTTCCATATTGGGGTGGACTTCAAGATCGAACCATACTtaggaaaaaaatcaaacccaaGGATCTGTACCGCAG GGAAGCTGGATTTCACATTCTCATCACCAGCTACCAGCTTCTAGTGTCTGATGAGAAGTACTTTCGGCGTGTGAAATGGCAGTACATGGTGTTAGATGAAGCCCAGGCAATCAAAAGTTCTAACAG TATAAGATGGAAGACACTGCTCAGTTTCAATTGTCGGAACCGCTTGTTGCTGACAGGTACTCCTATCCAAAACAATATGGCAGAGTTGTGGGCccttttacatttcattatGCCAACCTTATTTGACAGTCATGAGCAATTCAATGAGTGGTTTTCAAAAGG AATTGAGAGTCATGCTGAGCATGGGGGTACTTTAAATGAGCACCAGCTTAACAGATTG CATTCGATTCTAAAGCCATTTATGCTACGACGAGTTAAAACAGATGTGGTTTCTGAGCTGACCAGTAAAACTGAGGTTACAGTGCATTGCAAGTTGAGTTCTCGACAGCAAGCTTTTTATCAGGCTATTAAGAACAAGATATCTCTTGCCGAGTTGTTTGACAGCAATCGTGGGCATCTTAATGAGAAGAAAATTCTCAATCTAATGAATATTGTTATTCAGCTGAGAaag GTGTGTAATCATCCAGAGTTGTTCGAGAGGAATGAGGGAAGCACATACCTCCACTTTGGGGAGATCCCAAATTCTCTTCTGCCCCCTCCCTTTGGGGAGTTGGAGGACATACATTATGCAGGAAGTCACAATCCTATAACCTATAGG ATACCGAAACTAATTCATCAAGAAATTGCCCGTAGTTCTGAAACTCTTTGCTTGGCAGTTGGGCAAGGTGTCTTCAGAGAATACTATCAGAAACACTTTAATATGGTCTCCCCACAAAATGTTTATCGATCTATATTCCTGCAGGAGGATAATTCAAATGGATTATCTGTTAGAAGTGGAACTTTTGGTTTTACCCGTTTGATGGATCTGTCTCCATCAGAAGCCACATTTCTAACTAGTGGTTCTTTTATGGAGAAACTTTTGTTTTCTGTGATGAGATGGGACCGACAATTCCTGGATGGGATCATAGATTCACTCATGGAAGCTATGGATGATGACCCTGAATGTTACCTTGAGA GGAAGGTTAGAGCTGTGACACGGATGTTACTGCTGCCATCTAGATCTGAGACTAACTTACTCCGAAGTAAATATGCAACAGGTCCTGGAGATGCTCCATTCGAGGCTTTAGTTATCCCTCATCAGGATAGGTTTCTATCCAATAGTAGGCTTCTTCACTCAGCATACACATTTATTCCACGAACTAGAGCTCCTCCG ATTGGTGCCCACTGCTCAGATAGAAACTTTGCTTACAAAATGACTGAAGAACTACATGATCCCTGGGTAAAAAGATTGTTTACTGGGTTTGCACGGACATCTGAATTCAATGGACCCAGAAAGCCAGATCGTCCTTCTCATCATTTAATTCAAGAGATTGATTCCAAATTACCAGTTTCACAACCTGCTCTTCAGCTGACATACAAGATTTTTGGGTCTTCTCCACCAGTACGAAGCTTTGACCCAGCAAAGTTGCTCACT GACTCTGGGAAGCTTCAAACACTTGATATACTATTGAAACGTCTGCGGGCAGAAAATCACCGAGTTCTCTTGTTTGCCCAAATGACGAAGATGCTGAATATTCTTGAG GACTATATGAACTATAGGAAATATAGATATCTTAGACTCGATGGATCCTCAACTATAACTGATCGACGAGATATGGTCAGAGACTTCCAGCATCG AAGTGATATTTTTGTGTTCTTGTTGAGTACAAGAGCTGGTGGACTTGGCATTAACTTGACAGCTGCTGACACtgtcatattttatgaaagtgaTTGGAATCCAACTTTGGATTTGCAAGCAATGGATAGAGCTCACCGGTTGGGACAGACAAAAGAT GTCACTGTCTACCGACTTATTTGTAAAGAGacagttgaagagaagattctTCAAAGAGCAAGTCAGAAAAATACTGTGCAGCAGCTTGTTATGATGGGTGGTCATGTTCAGGGTGATCTTTTGGCTCCTGAGGATGTTGTATCACTACTTCTGGATGATGCCCAGTTGGAGCAAAAACTGAGAGAAATTCCAGTGCAG GTTAAGGATaggcaaaagaaaaaacattcgGCAAAAGGTATACGGGTAGATGCAGAAGGTGATGCATCATTGGAAGATCTAACAAACGCTGGACCTCAGGATACAGGATATGAGCCCTCTCCTGATCCTGAGAGAACAAAATCTAGTAACAAAAAG AGAAAGGCTGCTTCGGACAAACAAGCTCTGACAAAGCAAAGGAATCCTCAAAAGTCAAATTCGCCAATGGACTACGAGTTGGATGATTCCCTTCAAAATCCTGATCTGCAAGCACAGAGGCCGAAGAGGTCAAAGAGGCCAACAAAGAGCGTAAATGAAAATCTTGAACCAGCATTTACCGGTGCCCTGATGACCGTAGCAGGGCAGACCCATATTCCATCAATGAGTGAGTGA